AATTCCCCCACCAACCCTCAGAGGGCGCTTGCCTCACACCCAAAAGTGCTACTTGAGGTAGTGCCCACGCATATGCCCATTCAGTGGATCAGAGCTGGCCCCCAGGGCATCCCAGgttcctgctccccacccagcaGGGCCCAGCGCCCACTCACAGGGCACCGTGGTGCCATAGCGGTCTGGATCCCACATGATGAGCTTGTTCTTCAGGCTGCGCCGACCCACACCCTGAGCGCCAATCAGCACCAGGGTTTTCCGGCGGAATGGGGGCATGCGGGCCACCTCCTCATAAATGAGCAGCTCGTGGCGGTCAAACTCTGGACACAGGGAGATGGCACTGCTCATCGGGCCGCTCGTCAGGTgaaaggggtggggctgggttcTCACGGgcctggggcagcaggaaggAACTGGGCAGGGCCTAGGGACAAGACTGGCAGCATCAGAACAAGGAGAGCTTAGGCACaggtgagggcagagaggggacatgtcatgtgggggggcaggggcggggcctccAACACCCACCTGCATTCTTGGTGGTCAAATACATCATccgcttctttttctttcctgaaaggcTGCCGCATAGGGTCCCTGGCCATAGAGAGATGGGTGAGTAAGGCCAGGCTGGGATGCGGCCGAtcccagattgggggtggggggcgggggtgttaTACCTGAGGTGGGTGTCAGCTCCAGGTCCCGCTTAACAAAGGCTTTCCGCTTCTCCTCCAGAAGCTGGCTCGGGATGAGCCCAGCACTGCCTCCTCCCACATGACATGCCTCGAATGGACATGGGCAAAGCTCTGCCTCAGCAAGAggacacctcccccacccaccataCCTGGAGAGACTGCGTGGGCACCCAGGGCTCACCTGCCACCAGTTGGCATCATCCTGGTTTACAATCTGGAGTAAGTCCCCGGCGTTGAAGCACAGGCCCGCTTCCTTGCAGGGGATGAGGCTGTCTCGGGCCGGGTCATAGTCAAAGTGGCACTTCACAAATACCTGGACCAGACATCAGGGAAGAGTCAAGGGAAGGAGCAGGGCAAGGCTAGAGTGGGtgtgccctctcccaccccccaccccacagcccccatCCACCGTGGAGGGCAGTGTCCTACGGtccaccctctgcccctccctcactaAGGAGAGAGAGGCCCAGGCACTGCCCCTTTAAAGGTGTGATGCCCTCAGGCCTGCTTGGCCTGCCTCCCCATACCAGCCTCTCTTTGCATCTAGAACGAAAGGACTCAATCAGAGGAATGGGAATCTGCTCAggcctggggtcctggccccACCCACCGAGGAGGCAGGATCACTGGGTAAAGTAGGAAACCCTGACACCTGATGCGGGCACCCTCACCCCTCGGAGGAAGGGGCCCTGGCGAGACAATAGGAGAAGTGGACAAAGCAGCCAGACCTCCACAATCCAAAAACCAGGAGGCAGCTGCACAGGACACCCGGCAACCTGACCCTGCGCACCCACAGACGCGCAGGCATGCAGCTACAGATAATGCACTCAGGTGCCACAGGCCTTGAATGCACACACATCCCTTGAACTTGTGCATGAGCACCCAAGTCCAGGGCAAATGCGCATGTGCACAACAGCAGAAGCTGTAGGTGGGCTGGGtcacctgccaccccacccccagctgcaggCCCCACCTCCATCTTGCTTTTCAGTGCTGGTAGAAGAATCACTCCCACCCTGAAGCCTGTGACCCTGACAGCCAGCAGGTTCAGCTACCCCTTGGGCCTCGTGCTGGATGGGGACCTTGGTGGAAGGACTCACCTGGCGGGGCAGATGGGGCTCCTGGTAGCTGGGCAGGATCTTGAGGATGACGCTGCCACTGGCACTGCGCAGGAGCTCCTGCAGCGCACGGGGGTCGCTGCCCACTGGCTGCCCATTCACCTCTTTGATGATGTCGCCCACATGCAACAGGCCTTGCTGAGCCACCATGCCCCCATGCAGAATGCGCGCGATCACCAATTCGCCACCCTCCACGCGGAACGTCActccctgaggggtgggggggcacgtaaGAGGAGGCCCCAACCGCTCCACGTCAGAATCTTTGAATGGGATCCCCAGCACCCGGCTTTCCATGCCACGCTCCCACCCCGCCCTCACAGACTTCTCTTCCATCTCAGCCCGATTCTTCACTTACAGGAGCGCTAAAGGGGGAGAAGTGGGCAGAATGAAGAGGGTCTAGTACGCGTACGTACGCGGCTCAGATGCGCGCGTCTGCGGTCTCCTGGGTCCGCCCCGGGCTGGTCCCCGGGCAAAGCTGAACCCACCTTCGTCTTCAGCCCTTTCCAGACCGGATTTGACCCCTGCTGGttactctccctcccccacttccatacactaccccaggccctgcccggcATTCTCACCAGATGTTCTCCAGCGGTCTTGCGGATGCCCACCATGCGCACGGCGTCGGGAGGCACGGGCTGGTTGCTGAACGTGGggtccaggccagggctggggggtggcgTCTCATAGGTCTTTGAGGCCACAGAGTCGTGGGTCTCCAGGAGAGActggggaggtggtgggaagaggagggacCATGGAGCAGTGCCCTGCGGTCCCTTCCCATCCCACCTCCGActtcctgccaggccctggccccGTGTCCTGTCCCAGGTGCCACCCCAGCCGGGAGGAAACCTGGAAGTGGGGCTCCTGGAGGATGCGGGCCAGCTCCGCGGCCGTGCTGCTCTGCTCCGCCAGCTGCGCCAGGTCCCGCAGAATCTCCTGCACCAGCTCCAGGTTGTTGTCCCGTACTGCCTCCAGCTTGGTCTCCTCCAGCCTCTCATGGGCCTGGGGggcgaggggaggggggaggcgggGTCAGGTAAGACCTGATGCTTCCCCAGGGCCCACGTCCCAAACAGggccccccaccatccccccaggCATCTCACCACCCCCAAATCCTAATTTTAGATCCTTACCTAAAAGGTAGAATACTATGTACCCTCTTGAATAccttgggggttttgtttgtttaattgatttaatttatGATTTGGTTTTTAACTTACACCCTGGAAATCACTCTATGCTACCACGTGGAGATCTtcctttattattactattattttttattttaattactgcatTTGACTTATTGTATGTTTGGAGTGCCATCATTTACTCAATCAATCAGTCTCCACAGGTACACAGGTTGTTCTAATGTTCTAATAATGTTTTActgttgtaaataaagctgcagtgaatAAATAACACAGGCATAGCTGTTCCGAACCTGTGGAGAAGACAGACCtttcaggtaaatacccagaatCCTTGCTGGGTCAAGCAGTAAATACACGCGTGGTTTTGACAAACTCCCCGCTGTGGAGCTTGGGCTGCTTTGGCCTCCCACGAGCACCGGGTGAGAGAGAGACTTTCCAGAAGCCTCGCCACCAGAGTTGTGCGGATGAGCAGTGAACTCTCAGCGGGGCTTCATCTGCACTCTGCTTACTGAGAGAAGTTGAGCATCCCTTCACATGTTCTGTGAAGGCCCATCTGTATGTCATTTTCTGTGAATTGTCTGTCCGTGTCTTCTGCCAATTTTTCTATCAGGGCTTCATTTgttctcttttcccattttttaaacgTGCTCTATGTTAGGAAGATATGCCCTTTCTCACTGATATCGCTTGCAAAAACTGTCCCCAATGGTCATTTGTCTGTTGGCTCTGCTTATGGTTTTTTGTCAGtgcaaaaaaatatacatatttaatacaatgaagttcattaatattttatgcaTCTGAATTTTGAggcatagttttttaaaaaggcttccCCCCCACAGAGCCGTGTCTTCCTCTAGGACATTAGGGTTTACTGCTTCACATTGAGACCTCTGATCTGCTTGGAGTTCGTTCTGATGCACGGTGCGAGCTATGGATCTACTTCAGCGTCTTTCCAAACGACTCTCCGGGTGTCCCGCTACCATTTGTTAAAAACCCGTAAAGGGGgcttgcagggctgggtgacaaaggtaaagggattaaaaagtacggATTGGCCATTACAAAACAGTCAAGGAGATGTAAGGCACGGCACAAGGAACACAGTGAACGCCAGTGTTACAACTGTGTGGTACCAGGGGGGACTGGAAATACCGGGGGGAGCACTGGGTAAAGTACAtcgttgtctaaccactatgccgtactcctaaaactaatacaaaataatattgaatgtaaactgcaattgaaaataaaatgttaaaaaatgcttatgaagccctggccagtgtggctcagttggttgaagcgtcatcccatagaccaaagggtcaggagttcgattcccagtcagggcacgtgcctgggtggtagattcagtcccaggttggggcgtgtacaagaggcagccgaatggtgtttctctctcacatcaatgtttctctccctctctctctccctctcttcccctcactctgaaatcaataagcatgtcctcaggtgaagatttaaaaaatgcttatgaACAAAAAATCCATAAGAAAATTATTGTTTGATTTTCTATGTGTGCTAATGGTAGTGTGATTACTTTTTAAGGACTCTTTATGTTTAGCTATACACACTGAAATACAGATAAAATTATATCTGAGATATGCCCCAGAATAATTCAGGAGAAAGGGAAGTAGGAGGAGATACAGATAAAACAAGATTGCTCATAAGTTGTTAAATGTTGAAGGGGGACAATAGATGATGGGGGTTCaggagacatttttttaaatttccataataGGCTccggctggcgtggctcagtgcactgagtgccagctgcgaaccaaagggttgccggttcgactcccagttagggcacatgcctgggttgcaggccagatccccagtagggggtgcacaagaggcaaccacacattaatgtttctcttcctctctttctccttcccttcccctctctgtaaaaataaataaataaaatctttaaaaaaattttttttaatttccataactTGCAAGCTCAAGAGATAGGGAGATTTTAATAACACCTCATAAGGATACTCAGGATTTGGAGAGATGGACACAGTGCCAtgcacacagcagatgctcagtaaagGCTAGctcctctctgtcttctcttccccAAACAGGCCAGGGCACCAGCATCCCACATGGGGAGGCATGTCGGCCCCACCATCACCTAAGCCACCTCCTCCCAGGTGGGCAGCACTCCAGACTGACTCCCACAGCCTGGCTGCGCAGAGCGCTCCTGCGGGAAAAACAGACAGCCAAAGGGGACACGGAGTAGCACTCCAAGCCATTGTGCCTTGATGCTCCTCAGAAGTCAGAGGGCAGGGACACGCCCGGGAAGCTTCCACTGAACCGGATGGGATACTCAGTCATCTAGCTCAGCTCAGCCCATGGAGCTCCCAGCTCTGCGTCTAGCTCAATGCTGGGGTCCGGAGCCCCAGGAACTGTGTTTTAAGAGTGAATGAAGGCATTCAGGCGGCAACGGTGTCACCACGGTGACCCTGGCTGGGCTCTTTCAGAATAAAGGAGCTAATGCTGGCCCAGGTGACAGGATGTGAGCATACACGTCACCCATTTTACCTTCGCATCTTCTGCTCCATTGGTGGGGAGGACAAGTTTCTCTAGGAGCCCTCACCTGGACACTCGGGAAGCCCAGGCATCTCCCAAGCCACTTACCTCCCATCTTTGACTTAatgacccctcccccaggctgatCCATTCCACCTCCTGAAGCTGGAATGGACATCTTACTACAGATACAAAACCTTAGCTCTCCAAACTCAATCTTCCTGGCCCCGAGGAAACTTTAAACATTTAGTCATTCCAATACAAAAGAAACACTATAGCAGGCTGATCTAAGCAGCTGATTGACCGGCACTGAGAACACCCAATCTGTTTCACAATTCGCAACATACTTTTCTGGGACTTTGGAGACTCAGGATTGGATTCATCATACCCTTGGCTCATGATATGTTCTCATCATTGGTTTGTACAGGACTTCCTTTTAGTTAGTTGGTATTAAACTAGATATTTTTGTAACAATATAACAAGGATCTAAGTACCCACCATTCAAACCATAAATGAGGATCTTGACACTATCTTACATCTAACCAGGTGTCCCATGCCCCCCACGCCATGCCGGCCCCCCACACACAGAAACCACCGCCCTGGGTCCCAGTGTTCCCCGTGCTCTGGCTTCCCATTTTACATAGTCTTATTGTATCTATGTGTTTTCTACATACTCCTAAAGTGACTATTGCTTGTGGTTATTTTTACCCTTAAAAAGGGGGAATTATGCTATAAATAACCTCTGGGGGTCAGATTTTCTTCACctaacattatttaaattaataaaatttcacttaatattaattttttcacttCATATATTTTTCAGATAACATTAAAATATCTCACTATTTTTCACCCACTATTATTTTGCTAAAATGTACTCTCCTTTTTCCTATAAAGAGACAACGTACAGGGTTGGTGAGGGGCGGTTGGCACATGTCCACGGAAGTGTGCGAGAACGTGTACATAGGAAGGCGGGGCCCTGGCtgccgtggctcagtgggttgaacaccaACCTGCAGACCAGAAGGTCGCTGGtgtgattccctgtcagggcacaggcccggtTTCAGGGGATGGGGCCGGGTCCCcattctctgccccacccccaccccacccccatcgatgtttccctccctctctttctccctcccttcctctctctctgaaaataaatgacatcataaaaaataagagtaaatacCAGCAGTTTGAGCGCTTATGAGATTGCACCTAAGTGCAGCATGTCAATGTGACATTCTTTGCAGTTAATAAAGCTATAGTCACAATCATGGCCTGAGTGTCTTCTTCCACACAAACCGCTGAACACctacctacctttgcccacccacGGGTTTCACTTAATATTATCTTTCACGTAACGTTAGTTTGCTGTGATTCATTCCTTTCTCCATTCATCTTGACTGCTGCGTTATACTCCACTGTGTGAATACACCCCATTTCATTCAGTTCCTCCCTCTTGGGGAGGCATCTGGGTCATCTCAGGTCTTTGCCCTCGCGAACAACGCTGCTACGAACATTCTAGCCCGTGTCTCCTGGTGCGCACGTGGGAGAGTCTACCAGGAACGGAATCGCTGGGTCATGGGGTGCATGCACGTCCAATG
This window of the Desmodus rotundus isolate HL8 chromosome 9, HLdesRot8A.1, whole genome shotgun sequence genome carries:
- the MPP2 gene encoding MAGUK p55 subfamily member 2 isoform X2, encoding MAGSPGSGASLEGISVVSSEEADLRREAMQQVLDNLGSLPNATGAAELDLIFLRGIMESPIAHERLEETKLEAVRDNNLELVQEILRDLAQLAEQSSTAAELARILQEPHFQSLLETHDSVASKTYETPPPSPGLDPTFSNQPVPPDAVRMVGIRKTAGEHLGVTFRVEGGELVIARILHGGMVAQQGLLHVGDIIKEVNGQPVGSDPRALQELLRSASGSVILKILPSYQEPHLPRQVFVKCHFDYDPARDSLIPCKEAGLCFNAGDLLQIVNQDDANWWQACHVGGGSAGLIPSQLLEEKRKAFVKRDLELTPTSGTLCGSLSGKKKKRMMYLTTKNAEFDRHELLIYEEVARMPPFRRKTLVLIGAQGVGRRSLKNKLIMWDPDRYGTTVPYTSRRPKDSEREGQGYSFVSRAEMEADIRAGRYLEHGEYEGNLYGTRIDSIRGVVAAGKVCVLDVNPQAVKVLRTAEFVPYVVFIEAPDFETLRAMNRAALESGVSTKQLTEADLRRTVEESSRIQRGYGHYFDLSLVNSNLEKTFRELQAAMEKLRTEPQWVPVSWVY
- the MPP2 gene encoding MAGUK p55 subfamily member 2 isoform X1, which codes for MAGSPGSGASLEGISVVSSEEADLRREAMQQVLDNLGSLPNATGAAELDLIFLRGIMESPIVRSLAKAHERLEETKLEAVRDNNLELVQEILRDLAQLAEQSSTAAELARILQEPHFQSLLETHDSVASKTYETPPPSPGLDPTFSNQPVPPDAVRMVGIRKTAGEHLGVTFRVEGGELVIARILHGGMVAQQGLLHVGDIIKEVNGQPVGSDPRALQELLRSASGSVILKILPSYQEPHLPRQVFVKCHFDYDPARDSLIPCKEAGLCFNAGDLLQIVNQDDANWWQACHVGGGSAGLIPSQLLEEKRKAFVKRDLELTPTSGTLCGSLSGKKKKRMMYLTTKNAEFDRHELLIYEEVARMPPFRRKTLVLIGAQGVGRRSLKNKLIMWDPDRYGTTVPYTSRRPKDSEREGQGYSFVSRAEMEADIRAGRYLEHGEYEGNLYGTRIDSIRGVVAAGKVCVLDVNPQAVKVLRTAEFVPYVVFIEAPDFETLRAMNRAALESGVSTKQLTEADLRRTVEESSRIQRGYGHYFDLSLVNSNLEKTFRELQAAMEKLRTEPQWVPVSWVY
- the MPP2 gene encoding MAGUK p55 subfamily member 2 isoform X4 yields the protein MPVAATNSETAMQQVLDNLGSLPNATGAAELDLIFLRGIMESPIAHERLEETKLEAVRDNNLELVQEILRDLAQLAEQSSTAAELARILQEPHFQSLLETHDSVASKTYETPPPSPGLDPTFSNQPVPPDAVRMVGIRKTAGEHLGVTFRVEGGELVIARILHGGMVAQQGLLHVGDIIKEVNGQPVGSDPRALQELLRSASGSVILKILPSYQEPHLPRQVFVKCHFDYDPARDSLIPCKEAGLCFNAGDLLQIVNQDDANWWQACHVGGGSAGLIPSQLLEEKRKAFVKRDLELTPTSGTLCGSLSGKKKKRMMYLTTKNAEFDRHELLIYEEVARMPPFRRKTLVLIGAQGVGRRSLKNKLIMWDPDRYGTTVPYTSRRPKDSEREGQGYSFVSRAEMEADIRAGRYLEHGEYEGNLYGTRIDSIRGVVAAGKVCVLDVNPQAVKVLRTAEFVPYVVFIEAPDFETLRAMNRAALESGVSTKQLTEADLRRTVEESSRIQRGYGHYFDLSLVNSNLEKTFRELQAAMEKLRTEPQWVPVSWVY
- the MPP2 gene encoding MAGUK p55 subfamily member 2 isoform X3, with the protein product MPVAATNSETAMQQVLDNLGSLPNATGAAELDLIFLRGIMESPIVRSLAKAHERLEETKLEAVRDNNLELVQEILRDLAQLAEQSSTAAELARILQEPHFQSLLETHDSVASKTYETPPPSPGLDPTFSNQPVPPDAVRMVGIRKTAGEHLGVTFRVEGGELVIARILHGGMVAQQGLLHVGDIIKEVNGQPVGSDPRALQELLRSASGSVILKILPSYQEPHLPRQVFVKCHFDYDPARDSLIPCKEAGLCFNAGDLLQIVNQDDANWWQACHVGGGSAGLIPSQLLEEKRKAFVKRDLELTPTSGTLCGSLSGKKKKRMMYLTTKNAEFDRHELLIYEEVARMPPFRRKTLVLIGAQGVGRRSLKNKLIMWDPDRYGTTVPYTSRRPKDSEREGQGYSFVSRAEMEADIRAGRYLEHGEYEGNLYGTRIDSIRGVVAAGKVCVLDVNPQAVKVLRTAEFVPYVVFIEAPDFETLRAMNRAALESGVSTKQLTEADLRRTVEESSRIQRGYGHYFDLSLVNSNLEKTFRELQAAMEKLRTEPQWVPVSWVY